TAAAAAGGCCGCTTGACGGCCTTTTTTGTCTTTCGGGCGCCGGCCGCGCTTTTCACCGGCGGGGTTGACGCCGCTTCGCCGCGTCCGCGCGGCCAAACAAAAACTATTGGCAACAGCGGGGGGTTTTTATGCCAGGTTTTGTTCATTTGCACGCGCATAGCCAATACAGCCTGCTGGACGGCGCCGCCCGCATCGACAAAATGATCGCGCGCGCCAAGGAACTGGACATGCCGGCCATCGCCATCACCGACCACGGCGTGATGCACGGCGTGATTGATTTTTATAAGGAAGCCGTCAAGCAGGGCGTCAAGCCCATCATCGGCTGCGAGATATATATGGCGGCGGGGGATCGCCGAAGCCGGACGCCGGCCGGCAATTACCACTTGATCCTCCTGGCCGAGGACAATACGGGCTATCACAATTTGATCAAGATTGTTTCGGCAGCCCAACTGGAAGGGTTTTACTACAAGCCGCGCGCGGACAAAGAACTCCTGCGCCGCCACAGCGAGGGGCTCATCTGCCTGTCCGCCTGCCTGGCCGGCGAAATACCGGCGAAAATACTGGCCGGCGACTATGGCGGCGCGCGCGCCGCCATAGAGGAATATATCGGCATTTACGGCAAAGACAATTTTTTTCTGGAAGCGCAGAACCATTTTTTGCCGGAAGACCGGAAGGTCAACGACGCCCTGCGGGGCTTCGCGCGCGAATACGGCCTCGGGCTTGTGGCCACCAACGATTCCCATTATATTGAGCGCGCCGACAGCGAGGCGCAGGACATACTTTTGTGCATACAGACCAACAAGACCGTAATGGACGCCGACCGCATGAGGTTTGCCAACGACGAGTTTTACATTAAATCCGCCGCAGAAATGCGGGAGCTTTTTCCCGATTTGCCGGATGCGCTGGAGAATACGCTTAAAATCGCGCAACGCTGCAACGTAAAGCTGGAGTTTGGCAGTCTGTCGCTGCCCGAATTCGCCGTGCCGGAGGGGGAGACGGCGGCGGGATTGCTGGCGCGGCTTTGCCGGGAAAGCCTGCCGCGAAAATATCCGGACGATGATGGCAAGATAGCCGGGGAGCGGCTGGCCTTTGAGCTTAAAACCATAAACAACATGGGCTATGACAGTTATTTTCTCATCGTTTGGGATTTTGTCAAATTTGCCCGCGAAAACGGCATAGCGGTCGGCCCGGGGCGCGGTTCGGCCGCCGGCAGCATCGTGGCGTATCTTCTGAACATAACCGGCATCGACCCGCTGAAATACGATCTTTTGTTTGAGCGTTTTTTAAACCCTGACCGCGTAAGCATGCCTGACATAGACATTGATTTTTGCTATGAGCGGCGGGGCGAAGTATTTGCGTACATAGTGGAAAAATACGGCAGCGACCGGGTGGCGCAAATCGTTACTTTCGGGACGATGGCCGCCCGGGCGGCCATCCGCGATGTCGGGCGCGCCCTGAACATGCCTTACGGCGACGTCGATAAAATCGCCAGGCAAATCCCCTACGAATTGGGCATATCGCTGGAAAAGGCGTTGGCCGCCAACAATGAGCTGCGCGATCTCACGCGCGATTTCCCCGAAATAGGCAAGCTCGTAAACCTCGCCCGCGCCTTGGAAGGCACGCCGCGCCACCATTCCGTGCACGCCGCCGGGGTGGTCATCACGCCCCGGCCGCTCACCGATTTCGTGCCGCTCCTATATTCCGCCGATAACTTTGTCACTACCCAGTACGACAAGAACCGGCTGGAAGACATCGGCCTTTTGAAAATGGACCTTCTGGGGCTGAGGACCCTTACCATCGTCGCCGACGCCCTGTCCATGATCGGGCAAAGCGGAAAAACAGCCATAACCACCGACGACATACCGCTCAAGGACAAGGCGGCGGCCGACATGCTCAAGCGCGGGGAAACCGCCGGCGTGTTCCAGATGGAATCGGACGGCATGACGCAATTGGTGAAAAATTTCGGGCCGGAAGAGTTCGGCGACATGATCCCCCTGGTTGCGCTTTACCGCCCCGGACCTTTGGGCGCGGGCATGTTGTCGGACTTTACCGACAGGCGGCACGGCCGGGCAAAGATTAGTTACCCGCACCCTTTGCTTGAGCCGATACTTAAAGACACTTTCGGCGTCATCCTCTACCAGGAGCAAGTCATGCGGATCGCGTCGGTACTGGCGGGCTTTACCCTCGCGCAGGCGGATATCCTGCGCAAGGCGATGGGCAAGAAGGATGCGCGGGCCCTGGCCAAACAGAAAGCGGCCTTTGTCGCGGGCGCGGCGAAAAATGCCGTGGGCGCGGCAAAGGCCGAGGAAATATTTTCCTTGCTGGAATATTTCGCCGGTTACGGCTTCAACAAGTCGCACAGCGCGGCTTACGGCCTGCTGGCCTGGCAGACCGCCTGGCTCAAGGCGCATTACCCGCGCGAGTTCATGGCGGCTACGCTTTCCAACACCAATGACAAAGTCGGCAAATATATAGAAGCGTGCCGGCACATGGGCATCAAAATACTGCCGCCGGACGTCAACGCCAGCGCCAGCACCTTTGCCGTGGACGGGGGCGGCATCCGTTTCGGGCTGGCCGCCGTGCAGCATGTCGGCGAAACCGCCGTGGCGGCAATACTGAAAGCGCGCAAACAGGGCGGCGACTTTAGTTCCATAGTGGACTTTTGCCGACGGGTGGATTTGCGGACGGTCAACAAGCGCGTGCTGGAGAGCCTCATAAAATGCGGCGCTTTTGACCGCATGGGCAAGCGCTCGCAGCTTCTGGCCGTGCTGGAGGATGCCGTGGCGCTGGCCGGCCGGCAGCAGCGCGACAAAGCGAGCGGGCAACTCGGGCTTTTTGACAGCGACGCGACGGAGAGCGGCGCGGATCTGCCTCTGCCTGACCTTGAGGAAATGGCCGTGGAAATGATGCTGGCGGAGGAGAAAAACCTCATAGGCTTTTATTTGACGGCCCATCCGCTCGATCGCTACCGCGAGCAGTGGGAGACCCTCCGGCCAATCGCGTCCCTTGGCGGCGGCGGGCACGAGGAAGGCGGAGCTTTAACGGAAACGAACGCAACGTGCGGCAACGGGCGCGCGCAAGACGGCGCCAAGGTGGAAGTGGGCGGAATCATAACCCAATGCAAAAGGATGAATACCAAAAAAGGCGATACCATGGCAACGCTGACGCTGGAAGATTTTACCGGGGATATCGAGGTGCTGCTTTTCCCGCAGACATTTAAGAAAGCGGCGAACTGCGCCGCTATCGATCAGGCGGTAAAAATATGGGGAAGCGTGCAAAGCGACGTGCGCGACGACGGCGCGCGGCTAAAGATCGTCGCCGACGCCGTGCTGCCCCTGGCCGGCCTGGCGCCGCCCCTCAAATTGCGGCTGCCCAACGGATTGGACAATCGCGCTTCCTATCTTAAAATTAAAGGCATACTCGCAAAATACGCGGGCGGATCGCCGGTGAGCATCGAATTGCCTTCAGGCCATACCATCCTGGCCGAACAGCGCTGCCGGGTGGACGCGGGCAGCCCCGGACTGCGCGGCGAGCTTTCCGCGCTCATCGGGGCGGAGAACATAGTATAAACTTTTATCGCCGGGCCAACCCGCCCCCAAGCCTTCCCCTCAAAGCGGCGCGGCCATGTCCCGCGCCGCTTTGAGTCCGTAAGCGGAACCGGCGTTTTGGACGGCGTTCAAAATCGCCCGCTCGACTACCCGCGCGGCGATCGTTCCCGCAATGTTGATGTCGGCGGCAACGCCGCCGACCGACAGGGCGTAAACGCTGTCGCCGTCGGCCATGGTATGCACGGGCGATATCGCCCGCGCCAGGCCGTCCTGCGCCATAGCGGCTATTTTCGCAAGCTGCGGCTTGTTAAAGGCGGCGTTGGTAACAACTGCGGCCAGGGTGGTGTTTTCGGCCAGAGCGCCGCGCGCGCCGAAACAGTCCCGGCACATCATTTCGTCCGTGCAGGCAAATCCCGCGCCGCCGTCGGCGAGCATGCCGGCGACGATCTTTCCGCCATCGTAGACGTCGCCAAACGCGTTCACCACGGCCAAGGCGCCGATTTTCAGATCGCCGGACTCTGCGGCGTAAAGGCCGAGGCCGGATTTCATCATCAGCCGCCGGTCTTTTTTGTATTTGCCGACAGTCGCGCCGACGCCGGCGCCGACATTGCCCTGGCGCAAGAGATTGTTTTGCGCGTCTTCGCAGGCGGCGTAAGCCATGTCCTGATCAGGAAAGGCCGCAGGCGAGCCGACGGAGAGATCATAGATGCAGGAAGCGCAGACTAAAGGGACAACGGCGCTGCTCGTTTGATAACCTATGCCGCGTTCCGCCAGATAGCGCATGACGC
This window of the Acidaminococcales bacterium genome carries:
- a CDS encoding P1 family peptidase, whose translation is MREIAITQIGNVKIGHAQNDRLGTGCTVLIFAEGAPAGVDVRGGGPASRETELLNPLAGPEKIHAVLFAGGSAFGLDAAGGVMRYLAERGIGYQTSSAVVPLVCASCIYDLSVGSPAAFPDQDMAYAACEDAQNNLLRQGNVGAGVGATVGKYKKDRRLMMKSGLGLYAAESGDLKIGALAVVNAFGDVYDGGKIVAGMLADGGAGFACTDEMMCRDCFGARGALAENTTLAAVVTNAAFNKPQLAKIAAMAQDGLARAISPVHTMADGDSVYALSVGGVAADINIAGTIAARVVERAILNAVQNAGSAYGLKAARDMAAPL
- a CDS encoding DNA polymerase III subunit alpha, coding for MPGFVHLHAHSQYSLLDGAARIDKMIARAKELDMPAIAITDHGVMHGVIDFYKEAVKQGVKPIIGCEIYMAAGDRRSRTPAGNYHLILLAEDNTGYHNLIKIVSAAQLEGFYYKPRADKELLRRHSEGLICLSACLAGEIPAKILAGDYGGARAAIEEYIGIYGKDNFFLEAQNHFLPEDRKVNDALRGFAREYGLGLVATNDSHYIERADSEAQDILLCIQTNKTVMDADRMRFANDEFYIKSAAEMRELFPDLPDALENTLKIAQRCNVKLEFGSLSLPEFAVPEGETAAGLLARLCRESLPRKYPDDDGKIAGERLAFELKTINNMGYDSYFLIVWDFVKFARENGIAVGPGRGSAAGSIVAYLLNITGIDPLKYDLLFERFLNPDRVSMPDIDIDFCYERRGEVFAYIVEKYGSDRVAQIVTFGTMAARAAIRDVGRALNMPYGDVDKIARQIPYELGISLEKALAANNELRDLTRDFPEIGKLVNLARALEGTPRHHSVHAAGVVITPRPLTDFVPLLYSADNFVTTQYDKNRLEDIGLLKMDLLGLRTLTIVADALSMIGQSGKTAITTDDIPLKDKAAADMLKRGETAGVFQMESDGMTQLVKNFGPEEFGDMIPLVALYRPGPLGAGMLSDFTDRRHGRAKISYPHPLLEPILKDTFGVILYQEQVMRIASVLAGFTLAQADILRKAMGKKDARALAKQKAAFVAGAAKNAVGAAKAEEIFSLLEYFAGYGFNKSHSAAYGLLAWQTAWLKAHYPREFMAATLSNTNDKVGKYIEACRHMGIKILPPDVNASASTFAVDGGGIRFGLAAVQHVGETAVAAILKARKQGGDFSSIVDFCRRVDLRTVNKRVLESLIKCGAFDRMGKRSQLLAVLEDAVALAGRQQRDKASGQLGLFDSDATESGADLPLPDLEEMAVEMMLAEEKNLIGFYLTAHPLDRYREQWETLRPIASLGGGGHEEGGALTETNATCGNGRAQDGAKVEVGGIITQCKRMNTKKGDTMATLTLEDFTGDIEVLLFPQTFKKAANCAAIDQAVKIWGSVQSDVRDDGARLKIVADAVLPLAGLAPPLKLRLPNGLDNRASYLKIKGILAKYAGGSPVSIELPSGHTILAEQRCRVDAGSPGLRGELSALIGAENIV